gTAAAGACAAATTCTGTAGTTCCAAAACATAAATCTAAGCCTAACGAAATCGTGTTTCTCTAAATTTGAGTTTATGTGTCTACTTGTATTTTCCAGACAAAATGCCTTTCAAGCCACCAGAGAGAGCTTTCTGCCCAAAGTGCAGCCAGGCTGTGTATGCCGCTGAGGAGAGAATAGGCGCCGGAAAGAAATGGCACAAGCAATGCTTCAAATGTGGTAAGTTTTATCATATTGGGGcgtaattaaatttcaaaacattttgacGTAGATAAAAGCCTTCCAAGGGAGAAAGGTTTGTTATACCACCAGAGcattcttgaaaaacaatgcttttgaGTTCCAGGACGAATATACTTATTTTGTTTCATGAAACTAAAGTACTaaacataatatgatatcataaagtgtgtttataataatattatctTTTATCTAAGGGTTGTGCAATAAAGGACTGGACAGCACCACGGTAGCAGAGCACGAGGGCTTGGTGTACTGTAAAGGTTGTCATGGAAAGAAATTCGGCCCCAAAGGTTATGGATTTGGAGGTGGCGCAGGCGCACTCAGCATGGAGACCGGAAGTCAGTTTGGCAACAAAGAAAGCGAAATGTCGTAAGTAAAACAAAGTAGAAATATGAATGATAAGTAGTTCTTGTTtaaattatattcttttttatgaaaGATGTGAAAATCTATATTAATGACGTATATGTTTTGGACTATCTTTTATTCTCCAGGAATCGTCCTACCGAGGCTGTGATTGGTGAGAAATCTGGCCCTGGTCCTCACTGTCCTCGCTGTCTACGTACCGTGTATGACGCCGAACGTGCCATCGGACTAAATGACGTCAGTAAAAATTAGTCGATCAAGCACTTTTTCAGTTAAACAAACCGCCTATCGGCCCAtagaaattgatttaaaatctttgattttcttGGATTTTATTTAATCGGCATCTCTTTTTATGAGAGTTGATTTCTGTAATTCTTTAATATGGCAGTAATATTTAGGTACGTTACATTTAGTTTGTATAATTAAAGTATCTTCATTTATTTTCGCAACTGATTCCCTTCTTTCAGGCTTGGCATAAATCATGCTGTTGTTGCAAGGAATGCAGGAAGCCTTTAGATGCTAGCACTTTGAGTAGACATGAAGTAGAAATTTACTGTAAAGGTAATTTTGCGTTTCAGAGATCTGCCATTTAGCCCCATgcatttaaataacaaataacataTCTTATTGTTGGGAACGTATTCAGGGTATTAATTGAAAAACGTatcttaataaattaaataccaTGATCACATATAAACCCTGGTCAGATAGAGTTTAAACcaatcatttataaataaaatgttttaaaagtatatgTTATTTTAATAGCTTTTCCAATCTGAATTTGGATGCAAACGATCATTTGATATTAGCTATTTATTCCATCAACTATGTCTAGCATGCAGaatactttttgaaa
This genomic window from Magallana gigas chromosome 5, xbMagGiga1.1, whole genome shotgun sequence contains:
- the LOC105337742 gene encoding muscle LIM protein 1 gives rise to the protein MPFKPPERAFCPKCSQAVYAAEERIGAGKKWHKQCFKCGLCNKGLDSTTVAEHEGLVYCKGCHGKKFGPKGYGFGGGAGALSMETGSQFGNKESEMSNRPTEAVIGEKSGPGPHCPRCLRTVYDAERAIGLNDAWHKSCCCCKECRKPLDASTLSRHEVEIYCKGCYAKHFGPHGYGVGTLAK